One genomic window of Bacteroidota bacterium includes the following:
- a CDS encoding PorT family protein yields MIKKFQILSILLLFSVIGKSQIIDKYGVNIGLIAANQSWDYKLNSQFSKYQDYRNGVSIFCEAEKELINVLSFRAELGYVQKGFHHDFLLPDSTSPQNSNVLLNVLAMDLGLKYSPFKSKVRVYSFAGLRSDYMFAFRDIIFIEQGSSQPLEVFQPILEMFNTFNLSALVGLGLDFKNTYYLELILNPALSNRLNIDWILIKDQSYSLKFGAYLNELIK; encoded by the coding sequence ATGATCAAAAAATTCCAAATATTAAGCATTCTGCTATTATTCAGTGTTATTGGGAAAAGTCAAATTATAGATAAATATGGTGTAAATATTGGCCTTATTGCAGCCAATCAAAGTTGGGATTATAAATTAAATTCACAATTTTCTAAATACCAAGATTACAGAAATGGAGTTTCTATTTTTTGTGAAGCTGAAAAAGAGTTAATTAATGTATTGAGTTTTCGAGCAGAGTTAGGTTATGTGCAAAAGGGCTTTCATCATGATTTTCTTTTACCTGATAGCACAAGTCCGCAAAATAGTAATGTGCTACTCAATGTATTAGCCATGGATTTAGGCCTAAAATACAGCCCATTCAAATCAAAAGTTAGAGTATACTCATTTGCAGGATTGCGAAGCGATTATATGTTTGCTTTTAGGGATATCATTTTTATCGAACAGGGTAGCAGTCAGCCATTAGAAGTTTTTCAACCAATTCTTGAGATGTTTAATACATTTAATTTGAGCGCCCTTGTTGGCTTAGGATTGGATTTTAAGAACACCTATTATCTGGAGTTAATCCTGAATCCTGCTCTAAGCAACCGACTTAATATCGATTGGATTCTTATTAAAGATCAAAGCTATAGTCTTAAGTTTGGTGCTTATTTAAATGAATTAATTAAATAA